The window CTTGAGTGCCGGTCGTCGCTCGGACCCAGCCATAACTGGTTTCGACCTTTCCCGCCGAGTTGTCCTTGCCGGTCGGCGTCTCTGCCGAGCCGCAGGCGGCCAAGGCTGAGATCAACATGACGAAAAGGACGCTGATCCCGATTCTGTTCCGCATGCCCTCACCGTAGCCGGATACCGCTGGGGGTATTGCGAGATGTCGATCACAGCCGGCTCGCATCAGATAGCTCGCCCGCGCGAGTCGGCCCGGGTGAAGCCGACGGCACAGACCGCTACCGCGCACCCGGCGGCCATCACCGCCAGGGCGACCGGGAAACCGTACGTCGCGGCGATCACCCCCGCGACGACCGAACCCACCGCGGTGCCGGCGTCGAAGCCGATATTCCATCCGGCCGACGCCGCGGGCACCTGATGGGCAGCTACGGAGGCGAAGGCGACGACCAGTGTCAGGTTCTGCAACGCGCCGTACGACAACCCGAGCGTGGTGGCCGCAGCGACCAGGGCGACCGCATGCTCGGCGTGGATGGCCCAGGCGCAGGCAGCCGTCGCGACCGCGGCCAGGCCCAGCAGCGGAGCCAGGAACTGCCGCGCCCCGAGTCGATCGGCCACGGAGCCGATCAGCCAACGCGAGAGCGCCGATGTCGCGCCCAGCAGAAGCAGTGCCAGCGCCGCGGTCCCGGGGCTGGTGAACTGCGGTGCGAACGAGATGATCGCCCCGCCGGCCATCGTGACCGCGAACAGCACGAGGGTAGGTGCCACGATCGCCAGCAAGGCGCGCCGGCCCGGGGTCGCTTCGTCCGGATCGGGCCGGTCGTGGCCCCCCTCGAGCAGTGCTCGTCCCAGGCGCAAGGCGGCCGGGACGCCGAGCACCGGCAGCGCGGCGGTGAGGAACACCGGCGTGAAGCCCCACCGCTCGACCAGGGGCACCGAGGCGGGCAACAGCGCCAGGTTGGGGATCGCGACGCAGAGTCCGAACGCCCCGATCGCGGCGCCGCGACGTGCCGGCGGCACCAGATGCGCCGTTGCCGCCGAGCCGGTGACCGTCAAGATGCCGAAGCCCGCACCGCGTACGCCCGAGATCAGCAGGTTGAGGGCCAGGCCCTCGTCGAGGAGGTACGCCGGCGCGGGCGCTCCGAGAAGAAGCAGCCCGACACAGAGCACAGGCCCGGTTCCCCAACGGCGCAGCGCCCGCGGCACCAGCAGCTGCGCCAGCACCGTCGCGCTGAGCAGGACGCCGTTGACCAGCCCAGCGCCCGCCTCGCTGGCGCCTCCGTGCACGGCCCACAGTGGAGCGGTCGTGAGCAGCACGGCGTACCCACTGAAGCCGGTCACCGCGACCACGCCCAGGTCGGGCATACCGCGGTAGCCCCAGACGCTGCGGCTCAAGGTCTGGGCACTAGCTCCAGCGCTCGCTGGAGGGTGTGAAGTCGAGTGTCCGGTCCCCGGTGTAGATCTGCTTGGGCCGGGCGATCTTCTGCTCCTTGTCGGTGACCAGCTCTTGCCACTGCGCGAGCCAGCCCGGCGTACGCCCGATCGCGAATAGCACGGTGAACATCTCCGGCGGGAACTGGAACGCCTCGTAAATCAGGCCGGAGTAGAAGTCCACGTTGGGGTAGAGCTTGCGGGAGACGAAGTACTCGTCTTCCAACGCGATCTTCTCCAGCTCGAGCGCGATGTCGAGCAGCGGGTTGGTGCCGGTGACCTCGAAGACCTCTTCGGCCGACTTCTTGATGATCTTGGCGCGCGGGTCGTAGTTCTTGTAGACGCGGTGGCCGAAGCCCATCAGACGTTCGTTGCCGTCCTTCACGCCCTGCATGAAGTCGGAGATGTTGTCCTTGCTGCCGATGCGACGCAGCATCTTCAGAACCGCTTCGTTGGCGCCACCGTGCAGCGGGCCGTAGAGCGCCGCCACCCCGGCCGAGACGGCCGAGTAGGGGTCGACCTGGGTCGAGCCGACGGAGCGTACGGCGTTGGTCGAGGCGTTCTGCTCGTGGTCGGCGTGCAGGATGAAGAGCGTGTCGAGAGCGCGTACGAGCCGCTCGTCGGCCTCGTACTTCTGCTCACTCATCTTGAACAGCATCGACAAGAAGTTCGCCGTGTAGCCCAGGTCGTTGTCGGGATAGACGAATGGCTTGCCCTGTGCGTGCCGGAACGCCCAGGCGCCCAGTGTCGGCAGCTTGGCGATCATCCGGATGATCTGGATCTCGCGGGTGTGTTCGTCTTGGATGTCGCGCGCGTCGGGGTAGAACGTCGACAGCGCCGCGACGGACGCCATCATCATCCCCATCGGGTGGGCGTCGTAGCGGAAGCCGTGCATGAACGACTTCACGTTCTCGTGGACGAACGTGTGGTAGGTGATGTTGTGCACCCACTCGTCGTGCTCCTGCTTGGACGGCAGATGCCCGTTGATCAGCAGGTACGCCACCTCGAGGAACGTGGACTTCTCGGCCAACTGCTCGATCGGGTAACCCCGGTATTCGAGGATGCCCTTGTCGCCGTCGATGTAGGTCACCGACGACTTGGTCGACGCGGTGTTGACGAAGCCCGGGTCGTAGGTCGCCAGACCCGGTTCGTCCTCGGCTACCTTGATCTGCCCCAGGTCCTTGGCGGCGATCGTCCCGTCGGTGATCGGGATGTCGTACTCCTGACCGGTGCGGTTGTCCCGGACAGTGAGGGAGTTCGTGGTGTCGGTCACCTTCTCAACCTACCGAGCGCGGCCCGGCGTCGAAACCTGGGTGACCAGCGGACGGACCGAGTTACCCCTTCGGGTGTGTCCTCCGGTCCCGGCGCACTGCCACTGTGGATCCATGCGGCGCATCGTGGCCGCGAGGGTTGCGGCGACGAGGTCGACGGTCGCCGTGCCGCCCGTTTCCGGGGTCGGCGCGTCCGGGTCTCGGGGCTGGGCGCGCCAACTCCGACTTCGCTGATTTGGCCGGCCGCGAACGTACGCCGTAATCTGCTGGTCGCGACTTCTGCCGCTCCCGCACGTGCGCACGCAGGTGCGAGGGCAGACCCGTTGAGCCGCTCCCTCATCAAGGGCCGATCGATGGGCAGTGTTCGTCAGTCGTCGCTGCATTGCCCGGCCGGGTCCCCGGCTCGGGTTCCACGAACAAGTGAGGATGAGCCGTGCGCACGTACGCCCCCAAGTCCGCTGATATTCAGCGTGAGTGGCACGTGATCGACGCCGAGGACGTAGTCCTGGGCCGGGTCGCCACCACCGCCGCGAATCTGCTTCGCGGCAAGCACAAGCCGATTTTCGCCCCCAACGTCGACACCGGTGACTTCGTGGTCATCGTGAACGCGGAGAAGGTGGCGCTGTCGGGCAACAAGAAGACCACCAAGATGGCCTACCGCCACTCCGGTTACCCGGGCGGTCTGACCGCGACCCCGATCGGGGAGGTCCTGGAGAAGGACGCGCGCAAGGCGATCGAGAAGGCGGTGTGGGGCATGCTCCCGAAGAACCGCCTCGGTCGTCAGATCATCAAGAAGCTGAAGGTCTACTCCGGCCCGAACCACCCGCACCAGGCCCAGAAGGCCCAGCCGTTCGAGATCTCCCAGGTCTCCCAGTAAGCGACGAAGGAAACAATCAAGTGTCTGAGAACAGCACCGAGAACACCAACGTCGACGCCGAGGAGACCTACGAGGTCAACGAGGACGGCGTGGCGTACTCCTCCGAGAGCAGCCCGGCGGCCGACCCGGCCCGCCCCGCGACCATCGCCCCCGGCGCGGCCACCGGCCGTCGCAAGGAGGCCGTCGCTCGCGTCCGCATCGTCCCTGGCACCGGCCAGTGGCGCATCAACGGCCGCACCCTCGACTCCTACTTCCCCAACAAGCTGCACCAGCAGGTCGTGAACGAGCCGTTCACCGCGCTGCACCTTGAGGGTCGTTTCGACGTGATCGCGCGCATCCACGGCGGCGGCATCACCGGCCAGGCCGGCGCGCTGCGTCTGGGCGTGGCGCGTTCGCTGAACGCCATCGACGTCGAGTCCAACCGCCCGACCTTGAAGAAGGCCGGCCTGCTCACGCGCGACGCTCGCGCGATCGAGCGCAAGAAGGCTGGTCTGAAGAAGGCCCGCAAGGCGCCTCAGTACAGCAAGCGCTGATCGAGCAAGGCCTTCCTCCTCATGGGAAAGTCGCTCTTCGGCACGGACGGGGTCCGGGGTCTGGCCAACGGTGCACTCACCGCTGAGCTGGCCCTGGACCTTTCCGTTGCCGCTGCACATGTGCTGGCCGAGCGCGGCGACTTCGCCGGGCATCGTCCTGTCGCGGTCGTCGGGCGTGACACCCGCATTTCGGGCCAGTTCCTTGAGGCTGCTGTCGTCGCGGGCCTGGCATCTGCCGGCGTCGACGTCCTGCTGCTCGGTGAGCTCCCGACCCCGGGCGTGGCCTATCTGACCGACAAACTCGGTGCCGATCTCGGCGTGATGCTGTCGGCCTCCCACAACGCGATGCCCGACAACGGCATCAAGTTCCTTGCGCGCGGTGGCGTCAAACTCGACGACGAGGCCGAGATCGCTATCGAGGCGCGGATGAAGGAGCCCTGGCAGCGCCCCACGGGCGGCGACGTCGGTCGGGT of the Nocardioides sp. genome contains:
- a CDS encoding MFS transporter — encoded protein: MSRSVWGYRGMPDLGVVAVTGFSGYAVLLTTAPLWAVHGGASEAGAGLVNGVLLSATVLAQLLVPRALRRWGTGPVLCVGLLLLGAPAPAYLLDEGLALNLLISGVRGAGFGILTVTGSAATAHLVPPARRGAAIGAFGLCVAIPNLALLPASVPLVERWGFTPVFLTAALPVLGVPAALRLGRALLEGGHDRPDPDEATPGRRALLAIVAPTLVLFAVTMAGGAIISFAPQFTSPGTAALALLLLGATSALSRWLIGSVADRLGARQFLAPLLGLAAVATAACAWAIHAEHAVALVAAATTLGLSYGALQNLTLVVAFASVAAHQVPAASAGWNIGFDAGTAVGSVVAGVIAATYGFPVALAVMAAGCAVAVCAVGFTRADSRGRAI
- a CDS encoding citrate synthase, whose translation is MTDTTNSLTVRDNRTGQEYDIPITDGTIAAKDLGQIKVAEDEPGLATYDPGFVNTASTKSSVTYIDGDKGILEYRGYPIEQLAEKSTFLEVAYLLINGHLPSKQEHDEWVHNITYHTFVHENVKSFMHGFRYDAHPMGMMMASVAALSTFYPDARDIQDEHTREIQIIRMIAKLPTLGAWAFRHAQGKPFVYPDNDLGYTANFLSMLFKMSEQKYEADERLVRALDTLFILHADHEQNASTNAVRSVGSTQVDPYSAVSAGVAALYGPLHGGANEAVLKMLRRIGSKDNISDFMQGVKDGNERLMGFGHRVYKNYDPRAKIIKKSAEEVFEVTGTNPLLDIALELEKIALEDEYFVSRKLYPNVDFYSGLIYEAFQFPPEMFTVLFAIGRTPGWLAQWQELVTDKEQKIARPKQIYTGDRTLDFTPSSERWS
- the rplM gene encoding 50S ribosomal protein L13, which translates into the protein MRTYAPKSADIQREWHVIDAEDVVLGRVATTAANLLRGKHKPIFAPNVDTGDFVVIVNAEKVALSGNKKTTKMAYRHSGYPGGLTATPIGEVLEKDARKAIEKAVWGMLPKNRLGRQIIKKLKVYSGPNHPHQAQKAQPFEISQVSQ
- the rpsI gene encoding 30S ribosomal protein S9 → MAYSSESSPAADPARPATIAPGAATGRRKEAVARVRIVPGTGQWRINGRTLDSYFPNKLHQQVVNEPFTALHLEGRFDVIARIHGGGITGQAGALRLGVARSLNAIDVESNRPTLKKAGLLTRDARAIERKKAGLKKARKAPQYSKR